One genomic window of Candidatus Kuenenia stuttgartiensis includes the following:
- a CDS encoding type II toxin-antitoxin system RelE/ParE family toxin, whose translation MIKNFACKETEKIFNRRISLKLPRDIQKTARRKLEILEGAEILMDLRIPPNNHLEKLSKDRNGQYSIRINDQWRICFEWRGGDAYNVEIVDYH comes from the coding sequence ATGATAAAAAACTTTGCTTGCAAAGAAACAGAGAAAATATTCAATCGTCGAATATCACTCAAACTTCCACGGGATATACAAAAAACTGCCCGAAGAAAACTTGAAATACTTGAAGGTGCTGAAATCCTGATGGATTTACGTATACCACCGAATAATCATCTTGAAAAACTATCGAAAGATAGGAATGGGCAATATAGTATCCGTATTAATGATCAATGGCGTATATGTTTTGAATGGCGTGGAGGAGATGCTTACAACGTTGAAATAGTAGATTATCATTAG
- a CDS encoding phage integrase N-terminal SAM-like domain-containing protein → MTSREDLKDSEEKIEQFLIHLAVKSGVAPSTQNQAMNALVFLYKKVLKVSLKEEINAIRAQKKMNIPVVKPMESNLIY, encoded by the coding sequence ATGACCAGTAGAGAGGATTTAAAGGACAGTGAAGAAAAAATAGAGCAATTTTTGATCCACCTTGCCGTGAAATCTGGCGTTGCCCCTTCTACCCAGAACCAGGCTATGAACGCACTTGTATTTTTGTACAAGAAAGTTTTAAAAGTATCATTAAAAGAAGAGATTAATGCTATACGTGCACAGAAGAAGATGAATATTCCAGTAGTCAAACCGATGGAGTCAAACCTTATCTATTGA
- a CDS encoding phage integrase N-terminal SAM-like domain-containing protein, with product MSIKKEKRLLDEVKDIMRLKHYSIHTERSYCDWIKRYIQNTTE from the coding sequence ATGTCAATCAAAAAAGAGAAAAGGTTGCTCGATGAAGTGAAAGATATAATGAGGCTTAAGCATTATTCCATCCATACAGAACGATCATACTGTGATTGGATTAAACGATATATTCAAAATACCACCGAATGA
- a CDS encoding tetratricopeptide repeat protein: MHLITIIGIIFIAVGTILTYVGQNISIKADVAQLQESIGKKNARIDGLVKSNDDLLVKIDQYQKTVTEKDQKIEELKAEVGKLSLTSPKLLPDGRIAASKGVSYLSEYSEAAGNVRNLFNDGKYDEAYAIAEGLMKKIPDFGLAYFLMGTIDIQRGNMPEGESFLLKSIQLELTNRDKAWAFHNLGIAALRQQNIGKAIDYLKKAIEINPDMEESKKTLSSIEKQMGND, translated from the coding sequence ATGCATTTGATAACAATAATAGGGATCATATTTATAGCTGTTGGCACGATCCTTACTTATGTCGGTCAAAATATTAGTATTAAGGCTGATGTGGCCCAACTGCAGGAAAGTATTGGGAAAAAGAATGCCAGGATCGACGGTCTTGTTAAAAGCAATGACGATCTTCTTGTTAAAATTGATCAATATCAAAAGACTGTAACAGAAAAAGATCAAAAAATTGAAGAGTTAAAGGCTGAGGTCGGCAAACTTAGCCTTACTTCACCGAAACTGCTTCCGGATGGTAGGATTGCGGCAAGTAAAGGTGTTTCTTATTTATCAGAATATAGTGAGGCGGCTGGCAACGTGAGAAACCTTTTTAACGATGGTAAATATGATGAAGCTTATGCAATAGCAGAGGGTCTCATGAAAAAAATCCCTGACTTCGGCTTGGCATATTTCCTAATGGGAACAATTGATATTCAACGTGGGAATATGCCCGAAGGGGAAAGTTTTCTTTTAAAATCTATTCAACTTGAACTGACAAATAGAGATAAGGCTTGGGCCTTCCATAATTTAGGTATTGCAGCTTTACGCCAACAAAATATAGGTAAAGCAATTGATTACCTGAAAAAAGCTATTGAAATCAATCCGGATATGGAAGAGAGCAAAAAAACATTATCTTCCATAGAAAAGCAAATGGGAAACGACTGA
- a CDS encoding HigA family addiction module antitoxin, producing the protein MAKKILDPIHPGEILMEEFLKPMGISQYRLAKDINVPARRINEIVQGKRSVTPDTALRLSRFFGLSERFWINLQARYDLEIEKDRLKNRLDEEVHVYTSAM; encoded by the coding sequence ATGGCAAAAAAGATATTAGATCCAATTCATCCAGGTGAAATTCTGATGGAAGAATTTCTCAAACCCATGGGTATTAGTCAGTACCGGCTGGCTAAAGATATTAATGTACCTGCACGCAGAATAAATGAGATTGTTCAGGGCAAACGTTCTGTAACTCCAGATACAGCTTTAAGACTATCAAGGTTTTTTGGTCTTTCAGAAAGGTTTTGGATAAATCTTCAAGCAAGATATGATCTTGAAATAGAAAAAGATAGATTAAAGAATCGCCTTGATGAAGAGGTGCATGTTTACACTTCTGCAATGTGA